The Cinclus cinclus chromosome Z, bCinCin1.1, whole genome shotgun sequence genome contains the following window.
tgtgtccttggacTGTTTCTCCACGTGCTTAGATTTTAGTTTAGGCTTCTAGTTTAGTGCAGACCgtatgtgctgcagagctgcttgtcctgctgctgttgttttggtggtgctgctggtggtgctggtgcggCAATGGTGTTGTTGTTTGTCCAGTGAGGGAGTTGAAAGGGCCCAGTGTGCCAGAGAGTGGGGCTGCCTTGGtgatctgctgcaggctggcatctcagttttgaagtgagcatctttcctttgggtttttacAGGGACGCTGGTGAGCGAAGGAGATCCGGAGGCTAAATATACAGAACTGGAAATTATTGGCAAAGGGTGAGTGCAGCCACAGGTGCTTCTTCAAAGGGAGGGGCTGTGtactttgctgctgtcacctgtcGCCGGAGTGAtgtcaggcaagctgcaaagcTGTGCAGACGCTGCGCTGAGACGCTGCTATGTCTCAGTTTTGGTCAGCATTGATAGCTGTGGTCTGAAGGCATGGCAAAGACACCTGGATGCTGGAATGGTCCtttctgcagcaaggagcagcacctggcacatctcctgtccctcaagtgtctttccccctcttgcCGCTTTTCTTGGGACAAATCATTTCTCTGTGTCCCAAAAGGATACAGGATCCGTGGcaatgaaaggaggaaaagcttcATTGCCTCCAAGGTCAAGGTAGCAGCTGCGGGCTGTCAGGGAACAGCTCTCAGGAAGCTTTGTTCCAGCgttttgctgaaaacaaggttCAGTGGTCAGGATGACCACCTAGCTAGTCTAGAAgccaaaagcagacacaaaagaaGCAGCTCTCTTTTGTAGCTGAGGTGGCAAAAGCCAAAGCTTCAGGCCCGTGTCCAATGCCAATGCACTCTAGAGGAAAAGGCATCGAGTGCCTGAGGGGAGAGCCCTCGTGGATCCCGTGGGGTTGCGGCCTTTCCTGCAAAGAAAGCACCAAGCTATTCCCTACTGAAAGCCAGCTCTGCGGACTGTCAGTGGGATTGATTTGCAACATTTCCTCTGGGAGGAGCCAAATGTAGAAGAAGTCCCCTGAAAAGTAGAGTGCTTCCTGTGTCTGCTGCacccaagagaagcagctgcccaTGGCTCTGGAGCCAGAAGGCAGCTGTCTGAGGATCTTCTGCTTTGAGCACTTCTCcatttgtgtgtgcagcagtggagacctgtgcctgctctgcctgtggctgcagctgtggctggagactactttccttgtcagctgcagaaaggatgtgtgttgagaggttttcttctgatgtCTGTGACATGGCTTCAGGCTTCTCAGAAGGCCTGTGTGGAGGTGCCTGAGTGTGGCACATCCACTGCAAGGAGAAGTGTGAGCAGGCCCAACggccatgtgtgtgtgtgtgtgtgtgtgtgtgtgtctggaaaaatcacagacaCGCACggacacagaaagagaaagggggaaaggagccagagcagaATGTGTCGCGGTGCATTTGCTGTTTGTCCCTggcctctttttcctccttgggcCACAGTGTCTGGCTTCTGCAGGGACTAAAggacttctcctttctctgctgctgttttgtttctaggggTTTTGGCACTGTGTGCACGGCAGTGGAGACTGCCACAGGAGAAGAGGTAAGTGTCAAGCGGTGCTGCAGCTTGTGCAGCTCTCGAGTgccctcccctgtgctgtgagctgtgcctgagctttgggTCGCCAGTAGAGCTTTGCTGCAAAGGCAActgaagtgcagagcagggtctgccTGCCAAGCCCAGTGGGGACAGACTGTGTCCTTCTGAGCTGCCGCAAGCAATGCAAGGAGGCCAAGGGCTGTCTTTCTGAGGAGGACATGCTAGCTGGTTCTTAGTGGCAAGGCGGTGTCTTAGAGAATGGCGGTGCCCTTTGGGGCTTTGGCTCGCGGTTCCCGAGTTCTCCTTTCGTGCTGTCAGCAAATCCATGGGAATTTTGATGGTAGTTCCTTAGGCACGTGCAGTACTGCCCTTGGGAACTGTGCTTAGAGAGAGAGGTCTGCAAGGAGTCTCTCGAGGGCctaagccctgctcagagcctggtgtGTATCGCTAGAGGATCAAGGCATGagctatttctttttagaatcaGTCAGGAATTGCAAATGTCACTGGTGTGCTAAAAAGCATTTTAgcagaacaaatggaaaattgctGAAGTGAGGATGTGCtagccttgtttttttttgatgtgtCCTTAATGATGTTCTCATCATGACaacaatttttccataaaatctgtcggtttttatttctctggggggtgtggggtgggctgggggggaCGGTCAGGATGTTTGTAGGGCGGCATTTTATCTGTCATATCTGTAAGGGTTTGCCCTGTTGTTGTGCAGTGAAGAATGCCGGTGGCCACCGGAGTAATGATCAAGCCCCCTAGAAATGGCCAAGGTTTTCCAGgagttttgctccatttttcctAGGCCTAAGTTGTTTCCTGCTTGCAAGTGGTGCGTGAATTCAAAATGGGGATGATAAAGTgaggccctgggggaagaatGTGGGTGCAGCAAGGGCGGTTAGAGCTTTGAGCTGGAGAGTTGAGACTGTGTTTCTGCCAGGTTTGCAAGGCAAAGGGtttctggctgtgtgtcctgggagTGGCGACCAAGGAAGCAGTGTAAAGGGCTCTTGCAAGCTCAGCTTCCGGTTCCTCTGATGTCCAGTCCCAAGGCATTTTGGCACAGCGCAGCTGtatcatcccaaaatcacagTGTCCCTGTTGGCCTTGTGTTCCTGTGCCATCGACTTCTTTGATCCATGGTTTGCATGTCgttttaggtggccataaagaaaatcagtctgTTGCAAGTGAAGAGCAACGAACTGTGCGTGAATGAAATCCAGGTCATGCGGGACAATAAGAACGCCAATGTGGTGAACTATGTAGACAGGTGAGTGGTTCTGCTCTTCTGCCGTGAAGGGTCACTGACGTGCTGCAAGCCAGAGGTTCAAGCACTCCTTTGGTTGCTGGCAGAGGGTGGAGCTGTtaattccttcccctttctgggctgatccacagcatcttggaggaGTTTGCATGGGGGCTGCATTTATCTTTTGCGGCATATCTAGTTTGAAGTGCGCTTTCAAAGAGCAGGTCTCGGCCCAATTTTACTGCGTCAGCAGCCTCCAAGTTCCTGCCCTCCGTGCCCATTGTCCTGTTGGGTTTGCtgtttgatttttcccccaaggTTCTTGAGTTCTGACAAAGCACTGGAGATGGTATTTCCCATGGCCTGTTGCACAGCTGTGCATACCAAGCAGTCTTTTCTACTGCACAGAGTTCAAGCCCTGTAGAGCCTTGTGAATGCCTATTCCCTTCGTCCTGTCTTCCTCGGAGAGAGACACGGACAAAAGGGTCCATCAGGTCACGCAAGCGCACGCATTCACCTGCAGGTGGTTGTTTCCTCCTTTCAGCTACCTGGTGCACGAGGAACTCTGGCTCGTGATGGAATACATGGACGGAGGGTCTTTGCACGATGTCATTAGGGAGATCCAAATGGCAGAAGGAGAGATAGCAGCTGTGTCCCGCGAGGTAAGGGATTGCGTTGGTGCTTGCCATGGCTTGGGTGgaatgggtgggaaggggaggattGATTTCATCTTCCGAGCTTCCTTTCTGCCTATCTCTTGTGACTGGCAGAGCGGGGGCAAGTGCATCTGGAGGGCCTGCCAAGGTGCGGGCCCTTCTTCTAGTGCGTTTGTTTGCGTTGGCCTCTGCAAACACTTGcctgctggctgtgtgtgctgcattcCTTCCCTGTAAGAGCAGCcgtgctgctggcacagtgtCAACCGAGTGGCAAAGACAAAGAGACACTCACAGGactctgccagagctcagcctccAAGGAGAGCTTTGCACCCAAAGGGGCATTTGCAAAGGCATTTGCTGTCATCTGGCTGGAgagagcacaggcactgcagcgGTGCTCcttcagtctgtgtttgcagggcaCTGGCCAGAAAAAGCATTgccctttctctttcaaagcgAATACACCCTCTCTTAGAAAGGCACTGCTGTCGTCATGTTGAAGCAGCAAGCTCTTGTCCTCCCCTCAGCCTTGCCTGCCATGGCTCGGCGTCCCCCAGCAAGTCAGTCTTGCAGATGTGCCACTGCACTGCATGAGGGACGAAGTCAgatctcctgtttgtttttcctccctcagtgcctgcaaggcctggatttCCTTCACTGCAAGCAAGTGGTCCACCGAGACATCAAAAGCCATAACATTCTCCTGGGCTTGGATGGATCTGTCAAGCTGGGTGGGTGTTGTTAAGGGCAGGCCCAGCCGTGgtgggctgtgggctgggggtgcattTGAGTGACTTCCAGTTGCCCAAGAGTGGTGCctgtggcagtgcaggctgccctgctgcaagcgcagagcacagccacaagGTACAGGGCGGTGTGGCTGGGAAGAAGGTGTCAGGAGGGGctttgggctgtgtgtgccctcACGCAAGCAAGGCAGTTTCAGTCTGGAGCTTCAGGGAACTAAAAGCCACTGTGTGAAACGGGGGGCTTTTGCTAAGTGGCCCATCTGctatttcctcagctgcagctgttagGAATGCCAGCATGCCATTCCCGTTTGCATTCCCTTTGGATTCCACACTGCCTTCTTGGGCACTGGGAGAGTGGGgacttcttctctttgctttcctacTTCACGCTGGCTTGATCCgagtgtgttttttctcctcagctgattttggcctcgcTGCTCAGCTCACGGCTGAGCAGAGCAAACGCAGATCGGCTGTCGGGACTACTTACTGGATGGCGCCTGAAATTTTCACCAGGAAGCCCTACGGCCCCAAAGTGGACATCTGGTCCTTTGGCATCGTGGGGATGGAGATGGTGGAAGGAGCTCCTCCTTACCTGATGGAAACCTCCCGCACGGTGCGCTGCAACTTCTCTCAGATGCTCCTGTCCCTCTAAGAAAATCTGCCCCCGTTCTTCTGCCTGCCAAGCTTGGTAACACCTGAAGACCATAGCTCCCGGGCTGCATAGTCTCTTGTGCTTCTTGCCCTGTATTATTCCCCTTGCCCTTGAATTAGGAACGGCCCAAAGTACGCTGATGCCATTTGCTTGCTGGCAGCTTTGCCTAAGGGAGCAGTGAGCAGCGCCAAGCTGCATGTTACGGAAGAATCCTTGGGAAGAGTAGAGTTAGACCAAAGTCCCTCTTCCAAATTGGCGGTAGAGCTGGTGTCAGTCCTCGGAGAAGCCGAGTGTGCTTTTGCTGATGGATTTGCTCCTGATTCCCAATCAGCCCATGAAATCAGGGCTGAAGGCAGGAGCTTTTGCACATTGGACTGGCTGTGGTTGCCTCTGGCTTTGGGTTCAGTTGGTTGGGGTGGGAAAGGCATGTCGCAGCCTCTGGCGGGGAGGAAAGGGCCACTTGTGAGAGTGCAGCTTGGCCAGCGGGGTGTGGGTGAGCAGTTTTGGGTGCGAAGGAGACAGGTGGAGTGTGGCGTTGCCTTCTTCTCTAGGCTCGACAGCTGATCAGCACCGGGGGCACCCCGAAGCTGCAGAAGCCCAGGCAGCAGTCGGCTTGGTTGCGAGactttctgcactgctgcctggagaCAGACGAGGACAGGCGCTGGTCTGCCCAGGAACTTCTGCAGgtaaaaggcagagcagctacaggctgtgccagctacccactgccaggggctcctcctctgctcaagTCCAAGGCGTCAGGTGGGCCCCGCTCCTAAGAATCTCCATTCTGGgggctttccaaaggaaaaacaaggagaatcCCGGCCTGCCATGGCTTGGAAGGAGCCTTGCAATGACAATTAGACTAAATCTCCTTAAGCTGCAGACCTCTGGCTTCATGCATTTGTGGAATTGGAAGCCATgtttgcctgtggcaggaaagTCCTGGACAGGGAGACAGAGGTGCACAGACTGCCCTcgtttctctgtgtctctggtagccagagaaaggctgcttcagcctgtgaggaaagcagaagttcatttgttctttttctctttgggcaGCATCCGTTTGTAACTTCAGCCAAGCCGACCTCCAGCCTGACACCTCTGATCATGGCAGCGCAGCAGTTTATGGCTGACAGAAGATTCTAGCCGTGCAAGAGGccgttgttgtttgttgttcttttgaGTTTGTAGGTTGGAAGGAGTAGTTTGTAGTTTGTAGTTTGTAGATAGTTTAGGCTGAtagtcaaaataaatactgtaaaaccaTCACTGTGTTGGAagcttcccttccttctgtgaATAAGCTGTAAATTTGAGTCTGAATGGTCAGGTGTTTCTAAAGCATGGGAAGATagagggatggggtttgggagtcAGTTTGGAAGTGGGCGGAGGTCTTCCTCCAGAACAAACCTCCTTGTGGAGATACAGGCTTTTAGCTGTGAATAGAGAAGCAGAAGAtggcaaaacagagcagagcaggggtgtcactgctgggcaCGCCGCTGTGGCCGTGGttgtgtggcagctgctgggaaagtttgggagtgtctgtgctgccctgggcagaaaGGAAGGCAGCCAGGCTTCTCCACAGGCTCAGGCGCAGGTGAGTGTCCAGCAGGAACACTCAGTTCTCCTACGGGAACTGAGGCCAAGATGAGGGAtgaaaagttctgcagtttggatctgtgtgagccaagggctgtgtcagctgggcaccccgcactagggaaggagctgcccagacagagctccctggggtcatgctgcacacggggctggcaggagacacagccagggcaggggacccaaagtggccaaagagatattcctgaccatcccacatgctgctcagtatttcaagctgggtgcctgcaggaggaaggatgtttggagtgatggcatttgtcttctcaagtcactgtgaggcttgaggggtccctgatgtcctggagatgtgaaacacctgcctccccttgtgtgctggttttaccctggcgGGCGGGCCCACTAGCAAGTTTTTccccatgagaacttcctctgtggattgatgggaccaattggaggctggtttagttgttgacagcctgagaaaagaattggaaaagtcggtttgCTCCGTGcatcacatttgaagcaggtAAGCCCCAGGAACGCTCTCTTGCATTTTTGGCCTCTTACGGTGTGGCACTGGGCTAGCGCTGGTCCCTTCTAGTAtggggcccgggccaggcacaGGGCCAAGCTCCAGAGGCTGCCGGGGCCCGTCTTTAAGCAGGGGCCCCAGTGGtcaagaggaggagaggcccattgctgggatcctcgccttttcccggtgcGGCTgtggctcggcggggccctgccctgccccggctcggagcagccctggggtggccgagcccgcccggccgccctcacggcctggggggCGGCAGCTGGGCCCCGTTTGGGAGAGAcccccacggctttgtgtgctgggcaaggcagagggagaacccccggcctgcagctggagccggGTGCAGTGAGAGCCggaagaaagccatggagccagagccttggcacccatttctcctctggctggactttgcagttttcgtcctgcccctccagcttggcctgggcggcctgagctcctgacacagctgccgCATGGCCGGGCCCAtctcctgcaacttctgtgggagattttaagtttttttccaatgctcagataagacttaccgCCTTTCATCTTCCcgtgggtgagaggaagaagaacagaaaagatacaccaaagtcaatgaagtcaaagctaagtttctaaatggaaggagaatgaagagACTCCATGAAGGtgggctgaaatatcttttttgtaagttataggggtggactgtgcttcacaaacattttctttaaaccgtggaaaaaaagagagacctggggtggtgggggggtggagcaaggtgtaaagggtttgaagaatcctttgccctgaggaaaagagggggatctctgttcctgggaataatatataaacagagagagaagtgagctaaagagaacttttgccttggagtagctcatccttacaagtaataccccatgactttttaccatggcccgcaactcagttGTGAACagactgtgaagtgggaggagtttcctGACAGCAGATCCCGGGCAGCTGTGAATCCTGAGCAAGTGGAGTCAAAAGAGAACTGGCAATTTCCTCTCTtagtaaaagatccttatagctaaagaaaaagaaactcctctccctaaagtgaactggaaAAGATAATTTACGGAAGAAATTGACGGAAGTGTCTCTgcatgttgttaagctgtaacaaagggggaaagaagagctggtctgaaaatctgctctgaatttattattcttattctttgtGTAGTTaataaagtctttttctttattccctttgtaAGTGTttggcctgctttacttttactcctaattctagtTCACCACAAAAGGTAACgatattaaaattggcaaaccttaaactattACATTATTGGTACATTGGccctgaaacaaacaaacaaacaaacgaaaccATTACaccttgggaaatgggaaatgagcTCTTTGCTCATTCGCTTGTGGGAAATGCAAAGGCCAGAGAGCTCTCCGGGCCTTGTGCATCCAGGCTCAGAGGTAGAGATGGATACAATGTTTAACCTGAGACTTTAGGGAAGGCCTTTAGAATTACAAGCTAAAAAGTGAAGCAGACAGGAAAGAGGAATACAGGTTTGcacttgaaatggaaatatgttttaagcaaagaGAAAGATGTGTTATGTAAGCCAGGCAATACGTTAAGTAAGGTAGcaaaaggttttcaaacgtaGCAATAGAACTTGTTCTAAAGTTAGTGAAAAGATGAAGATGCAGCAATGTGAATTTAGAAATGCTGTATGATTGGTTGAAAAATGATGCATTCTGGCAAGGCTGCAGAAAGTAAGGAATTAATGATTGCTATGAAAAGACACTCACAAGTTTTGCAGAAGTATGTGACTAGTGAAAAAACGAACATAAGGCATCGGAATGAAGAAGGGAAAGGCTTCTGATACTATGGCACTGGATGTAACACCTTTAATGCCTCACCTTTCTATGAGATTGATGCCATAAGGCAAGAAAGCACTTTTTATCCAGTCTCTCAGTTGCCCCATTTCTCCTAATATTATTTTTCCGATACGGTGGGAACACGAGTTCTGCTACGGGAACTGAGGCCAAGATGAGGGAtgaaaagttctgcagtttggatctgtgtgagccaagggctgtgtcagctgggcaccccgcactagggaaggagctgcccagacagagctccctggggtcatgctgcacacgaggctggcaggagacacagccagggcaggggacccaaagtggccaaagagatattcctgaccatcccacatgctgctcagtatttcaagctgggtaccagcaggaggaaggatgtttggagtgatggcatttgtcttctcaagtcactgtgaggcttgaggggtccctgatgtcctggagatgtgaaacacctgcctccccttgggaaatggggaatgagtTCAAAGGGGTTTCTTGGCCTATGCATGAGGCTTCTGCATTCCCTATGCAGCTCAATTGTTTTCTGCACCTGGCAATTTTCCAGCTTCtacccttccaattctctgCACAGGCCAGCCTGCTGGTGACCGGGCATCGAGTGAGAATGGCTGTGTGTGGCACTTGCTTGCTGCCTGGGCTTAAACCACAACATGGCAAAGAGAGCAAAAGAGGTTGGAatgcaagaggaggagggagaaggaagcatCCACGTTTTGGAATGGcggtggtttttctgttttcctcagcctGCCTTCCCGTAGCTGCTCCAGCACGTGATCTATTTGGTCTCTGCCTCAAAACTTCAGTTTCTCTGGGACCAGCCCACTTGGGCGCACTGCTTTACTCCTTCCAGCACTTTGGGACTCGGCCCACAGCGATGATGCTGGTACCTtctattctctttctttctttctttttttttctttctttctctctttctttctttctctctttctttcttttctttcttttccttccttccttccttcctttctttctttcttttccttcctttcttccttccttcccatctgcagcaggcagctccctctGAGGCACACgtttgcccagggaagctcccTGAGGTGCAGCTCAGATGGCCGAGTCTCCttggaaatgccacagcagtgcagcaggaggatgatGTGATTTTAGTGGATGTGTTGCTTagctttccatgttttcatcaaTGTACCTTTTTAGGCCTGTGTCCCACCTtgttctgcagcaaacaagTGAGGAAGAAGGGCTCTGAAAGGCCTTCCTGAGGTTTTGTcccacagctggcactgaaggGGGGATTTCCATTGATGCTGCCTTTTAGAGCCCCACCTGCATCAAGCCTCATGATTTAACACAGGACAATGAGTGGCCAAAGgtgctgttctcttttttggtttCTCCTCACATCATCATGGTCCCTCCTCCATGTTCAGCTTCTCAGCGTGGGCTACAAGGGCTTCCTGTGTTCTTGGTGTTACTCCCAGATGCCTTGAGCAACAGCTTATGGACTAGGCGGgctttttgtgttgctttgtagCAGAGGAGAACTTTGCAGGTGCCTTTTGGCCTTAGCTGAAGTGAGAAGGTGTGCTTCTTGGCGTGACTTCACAAGGCAGCCTAGAGCAGCTGCTATTGTGATGTCAGCGGCCGCATCCCAGCGCTGTCAAGGCAAAgttgctgtgcccaggcacgGGAGGCCtcagtgggcagagcagctctttggcATGCTCCCTGCAGGTGCAACCTGCTGATCGACGAGGTCTCTGACAGCCAGCTGCACCCTGAGAGCTCTcgcaggatttttgtttgtccCCACAAGTGCTGTCTGGTGCCGACTTGAGCAGCATAGCTCCCGCCATGGAGAGagtgtgtgctgcagtttgcacgGCTTTTACCGTGGCTTATTCTGGCTACTTTTTCACCCACCTGGCACGTAAGTAGGCGCTTCTATTCGgtgcagcagatggaaggccAAAGGCCATGAAGAGGCCTTTTGTTGGGtaaagctgctgtcagcagctgcagctgacaagGGGGTGTCTCTAGCCAGCGGGCCGTGGGCTGCATTTGTAATGTAGCCTGCTGGGCTTCTTC
Protein-coding sequences here:
- the LOC134056945 gene encoding serine/threonine-protein kinase PAK 3-like; the encoded protein is MERVCAAVCTAFTVAYSGYFFTHLARHIARAWRESSPWVSGKGAFGVGSIGQLWSKLAPLPLAWRRHELQLPALKKPPVPKLERTLVSEGDPEAKYTELEIIGKGGFGTVCTAVETATGEEVAIKKISLLQVKSNELCVNEIQVMRDNKNANVVNYVDSYLVHEELWLVMEYMDGGSLHDVIREIQMAEGEIAAVSRECLQGLDFLHCKQVVHRDIKSHNILLGLDGSVKLADFGLAAQLTAEQSKRRSAVGTTYWMAPEIFTRKPYGPKVDIWSFGIVGMEMVEGAPPYLMETSRTARQLISTGGTPKLQKPRQQSAWLRDFLHCCLETDEDRRWSAQELLQHPFVTSAKPTSSLTPLIMAAQQFMADRRF